The following proteins come from a genomic window of Micavibrio aeruginosavorus EPB:
- a CDS encoding aldehyde dehydrogenase family protein: MTKVAEIFETMEYGPAPEDDKPARAWIDQRGGKFVSFINGKFVSPEKATWFPSENPATGEKLGQVYQSTQKDVDAAVRCARAAQEGWAALPGFERAKYLYAITRLMQKHARLFAVLETLDNGKPIRESRDVDVPAATAHFHHHAGWAQIMDDEFDGYEPYGVAGQIIPWNFPLLMLAWKVAPALATGNTVVLKPAEQTNLTAQLFADICVEAGLPKGVFNLVTGDGKVGAMIVAHDGIDKLAFTGSTDIGRLIRKESAGSGKALTLELGGKSPYIVFDDADIDSAVEGLVDAIWFNQGEVCCAGSRLLVQESIYASFVEKLKRRMQNLRVGNPMDKCVDLGAVVDKTQLDRITTLVDKAVKDGAEIYQVKDACPTKGCFYPPTILTNVEPSDEIAQIEVFGPVLSVISFRNQQDAVAIANNTRFGLAATVWTENINMALEMAPAIKAGVVWINSSNRFYAGCGFGGYRESGYGREGGKEGLYAYLKPSYINDLSEPAPRKAVKAKAAAHSEGVATIDRTAKNYIGGKQKRPDGNYSMKIVSPSGVMVGEVGEGNRKDIRDAVEAASGAAAGWAKATPFNRGQILYYIAENLSARADEFVARIKSMTDCTPAAAKKEVELAIQRLFYYAGWTDKHDGAVHTPPLRGVTLAMNEPIGVMGLVCPDDQPFLSFISLVAPAIAMGNACVVVPSSLYPLAASDFYQVLETSDVPGGVINIVTGDRATLTKTIAEHDGVDAIWYFGADDGSEFVEAASVSNLKQTWCDYGLARDWTKSAQAQGREYLRRATQVKNIWVPYGESSGGGGGY, from the coding sequence ATGACCAAAGTTGCAGAGATTTTTGAAACCATGGAATACGGCCCGGCCCCGGAAGATGACAAACCCGCCCGCGCGTGGATTGACCAACGTGGCGGAAAATTCGTGTCGTTCATCAACGGGAAATTCGTTTCACCGGAGAAAGCGACATGGTTCCCCTCCGAAAACCCGGCCACGGGCGAGAAATTGGGCCAAGTTTACCAATCAACGCAGAAAGATGTGGATGCCGCGGTTCGGTGCGCCCGCGCCGCGCAAGAAGGTTGGGCCGCCCTGCCCGGTTTTGAACGGGCGAAATATCTATATGCCATCACACGCCTGATGCAGAAACATGCGCGCCTGTTCGCTGTGCTGGAAACACTGGACAACGGCAAACCCATCCGCGAAAGCCGCGATGTCGATGTGCCCGCCGCCACCGCCCATTTCCATCACCATGCCGGATGGGCGCAGATCATGGATGATGAGTTTGACGGGTACGAACCCTATGGCGTCGCCGGGCAGATTATTCCGTGGAACTTCCCGTTATTGATGTTGGCATGGAAAGTGGCCCCGGCCCTGGCCACCGGGAACACGGTTGTTTTGAAACCCGCCGAACAAACCAACCTGACCGCGCAATTATTCGCGGACATCTGTGTTGAGGCTGGATTGCCCAAAGGCGTATTCAACCTGGTCACCGGTGATGGCAAAGTGGGCGCGATGATCGTGGCCCATGACGGTATCGACAAACTGGCCTTCACCGGGTCCACCGACATTGGTCGTTTGATCCGCAAAGAATCCGCCGGATCGGGCAAAGCCCTGACGCTGGAGCTGGGCGGCAAATCCCCCTATATCGTGTTTGACGATGCCGATATTGACTCCGCGGTTGAGGGGCTGGTCGATGCCATCTGGTTCAACCAGGGCGAGGTCTGCTGCGCGGGCTCTCGCCTGTTGGTGCAGGAAAGCATTTATGCCAGCTTCGTTGAAAAACTGAAACGCCGCATGCAGAATTTGCGCGTGGGCAACCCGATGGATAAATGCGTCGATCTGGGCGCCGTGGTGGACAAAACCCAACTGGACCGCATCACCACACTGGTGGACAAGGCCGTGAAAGATGGTGCCGAGATTTATCAGGTCAAGGATGCGTGCCCGACAAAGGGGTGTTTCTATCCCCCCACCATCCTGACCAACGTGGAACCAAGCGACGAGATTGCACAGATCGAAGTCTTCGGTCCGGTCCTGTCCGTCATTTCCTTCCGCAATCAACAAGACGCGGTGGCGATTGCCAACAACACCCGCTTCGGCCTTGCCGCCACGGTGTGGACGGAAAACATCAACATGGCGCTGGAAATGGCCCCGGCGATCAAGGCCGGGGTGGTCTGGATCAACTCCTCCAACCGTTTCTATGCCGGATGTGGATTTGGCGGATACCGTGAATCCGGTTATGGCCGCGAAGGTGGGAAAGAGGGGCTGTATGCCTATCTGAAGCCATCCTACATCAACGACCTGTCCGAACCCGCGCCGCGCAAAGCCGTGAAGGCCAAAGCCGCCGCACACAGTGAGGGCGTCGCCACCATCGACCGCACCGCCAAAAACTATATCGGCGGCAAGCAAAAACGCCCCGACGGCAATTATTCGATGAAAATCGTGTCCCCGTCTGGCGTCATGGTGGGCGAAGTTGGCGAAGGCAACCGGAAAGACATCCGTGACGCGGTGGAAGCCGCCAGCGGTGCCGCCGCCGGATGGGCCAAGGCCACGCCGTTTAATCGCGGCCAAATCCTGTACTACATCGCCGAGAATTTGAGCGCGCGCGCCGATGAATTTGTCGCTCGCATCAAATCTATGACCGATTGCACACCGGCCGCGGCGAAGAAAGAAGTCGAACTGGCCATCCAACGCCTGTTCTACTACGCCGGATGGACGGACAAGCATGATGGCGCGGTTCATACCCCACCGCTGCGTGGTGTCACGCTGGCGATGAACGAACCGATTGGCGTGATGGGTCTTGTCTGCCCGGATGACCAGCCGTTCCTGTCCTTTATCTCGCTGGTCGCTCCGGCGATTGCGATGGGCAATGCGTGCGTTGTGGTTCCGTCCAGCCTTTACCCGCTGGCCGCGAGCGATTTTTATCAGGTGCTGGAAACATCGGACGTACCGGGCGGCGTGATCAACATCGTTACGGGCGACCGTGCCACGCTGACCAAAACAATCGCCGAACATGACGGCGTGGATGCGATTTGGTATTTCGGTGCGGATGACGGGTCGGAATTTGTCGAAGCCGCATCGGTCAGCAACCTGAAACAAACATGGTGCGATTACGGCCTGGCCCGCGACTGGACCAAATCGGCACAGGCCCAGGGCCGCGAATATTTACGCCGCGCAACACAGGTGAAAAACATCTGGGTGCCCTATGGCGAAAGCAGTGGCGGCGGCGGCGGGTACTAA